A genome region from Camelina sativa cultivar DH55 chromosome 10, Cs, whole genome shotgun sequence includes the following:
- the LOC104720641 gene encoding RING-H2 finger protein ATL46-like, with protein sequence MLTGAVDFSGDFSKAVGETMTVKKILIQRSLRKWHASQFKSVDPIRNKPKKTQKDGNFAYPPPFYKDPILSPPSPPPPPPPPSSGNRISPAVLFVIVILAVLFFISGLLHLLVRFLIKHPSATASSRSNRFPEISTSDALQRQLQQLFHLNDSGLDQAFIDALPVFHYKEIVGSGGGGGNGAGQEPFDCAVCLCEFSEKDKLRLLPTCSHAFHLNCIDTWLQSNSTCPLCRGTLFSPGFSMENPMFDFDDIREDEECVTENGSQKTMEIQEIVVEKGVLPVRLGKFKRLDNVGNGQDQDVVVAGGETSSSNLDARRCFSMGSYQYILGNSELKVPFANDRLPRVKPQDKDSEQTGNSSSASEENKKINSVAKGESFSVSKIWLWPKKDKFSSDAQRRLPSSSLNVDDLPKLPWMEDHKKLENDVR encoded by the exons ATGCTCACGGGAGCGGTTGATTTCTCCGGCGACTTTTCCAAAGCTGTCGGCGAGACGATGACCGTCAAAAAGATTTTGATCCAACGCTCGTTGAGAAAGTGGCACGCGTCTCAATTCAAAAGCGTTGATCCAATCCGAAATAAACCGAAAAAGACC CAAAAAGATGGTAACTTTGCATACCCACCGCCGTTTTACAAAGACCCAATTCTTTCTCCgccgtctcctcctcctcctcctccgccaccgtCGTCCGGTAACAGAATCAGTCCGGCGGTTCTCTTTGTAATTGTGATTCTAgctgtcttgttcttcatctctGGGCTTCTTCATTTGCTCGTTAGGTTTCTTATAAAGCATCCTTCTGCTACTGCTTCTTCAAGGTCTAATAGATTCCCTGAGATCTCAACTAGTGATGCTCTTCAAAGACAGCTTCAGCAGCTTTTTCACTTGAATGATTCTGGTCTTGATCAAGCTTTTATCGACGCTTTACCTGTTTTTCACTACAAAGAGATTGttggtagtggtggtggtggtggcaatGGTGCTGGTCAAGAGCCATTCGATTGCGCTGTTTGTCTCTGTGAGTTCTCTGAGAAAGATAAGCTGAGATTGTTACCAACGTGTAGCCATGCGTTTCATTTGAACTGTATTGATACTTGGCTTCAGTCGAATTCTACTTGTCCTCTTTGCCGTGGCACTCTCTTTTCCCCTGGTTTCTCAATGGAGAACCCTATGTTTGATTTCGATGATATAAGGGAAGATGAAGAGTGTGTGACGGAGAATGGAAGCCAGAAGACTATGGAGATCCAAGAAATCGTTGTGGAGAAAGGAGTTTTACCGGTGAGATTGGGAAAGTTTAAGAGGCTTGACAATGTTGGTAATGGTCAGGATCaggatgttgttgttgctggagGAGAGACAAGTAGTAGTAACTTGGATGCAAGGAGATGTTTCTCAATGGGTTCGTATCAGTATATACTCGGTAACTCCGAGCTTAAAGTCCCCTTTGCCAACGATAGACTGCCGAGAGTGAAACCTCAGGACAAGGACTCTGAGCAGACAGGGAACTCATCATCAGCATCGGAAGAGAACAAAAAGATCAACAGTGTGGCTAAAGGAGAGAGCTTTTCGGTTTCTAAGATTTGGTTATGGCCAAAGAAAGACAAGTTCTCTTCAGATGCTCAAAGAAGGTTGCCTTCTTCATCACTTAACGTTGATGATCTTCCAAAACTTCCATGGATGGAAGATCATAAGAAGCTCGAGAACGACGTAAGGTAG
- the LOC104719668 gene encoding WAT1-related protein At5g40240, translated as MRETGEEEVAWRYFTRDVVPFAAMFAVECTTVGSNTLYKAATLRGLNFYVFVFYSYVVSTTLLLPLSFVFGRSRRLPSAKSPLFFKIFLLGLVGFMSQIVGCKGIVYSSPTLASAISNLTPAFTFTLAVVFRMERVMLSSSATQAKIIGAILSISGALVIVLYKGPKVLAATSSTPSSLTISSHQPLTSVESSWILGGLLLASQYFLISVWYIIQTRVMEVYPEEITVVFFYNLFATLISAPVCLFAESNLTSWVLKPDITLTAIIYSGVFVSLFSALTHTWGLHLKGPVYISLFRPLSIAIAVTMGAIFLGDSLHLGSVIGSIILCFGFYTVIWGKAREDTIKTVAGSDQSPLLLTHIIEDEAFPLR; from the exons ATGAGAGAAACAGGAGAAGAGGAAGTGGCGTGGAGGTACTTTACCAGAGATGTTGTGCCGTTTGCTGCAATGTTTGCAGTGGAGTGTACAACGGTTGGGTCGAACACACTGTACAAGGCTGCAACTTTAAGAGGATTGAACTTCTATGTCTTTGTCTTCTACTCTTATGTTGTTTCAACAACTCTCCTTCTTCCACTTTCCTTTGTCTTTGGAAG ATCAAGAAGATTACCTTCAGCCAAGTCTCCTCtctttttcaagattttcttaCTTGGGCTTGTTGG GTTCATGTCGCAGATCGTTGGTTGTAAAGGTATTGTGTATAGCTCCCCAACTCTTGCCTCTGCTATCAGCAATCTGACACCAGCTTTCACATTCACACTCGCCGTTGTCTTCAG GATGGAACGAGTAATGTTAAGTAGCTCTGCTACTCAGGCTAAAATCATTGGTGCAATACTATCTATATCTGGTGCTCTGGTCATTGTGCTTTATAAAGGCCCAAAAGTGCTCGCTGCTACATCTTCTACACCTTCATCACTTACCATTTCGTCTCACCAGCCTTTGACCTCAGTAGAGTCTAGCTGGATACTCGGAGGACTCCTGCTTGCTTCACAGTATTTTCTTATATCAGTCTGGTATATTATACAG ACTCGGGTCATGGAGGTATACCCTGAAGAAATAACGGTAGTCTTCTTCTACAACTTATTTGCAACACTAATCTCAGCACCAGTATGTCTATTTGCGGAAAGTAACTTGACTTCTTGGGTACTTAAACCGGATATTACCCTCACTGCAATCATATACTCG GGAGTCTTTGTTTCATTATTCAGCGCGCTTACCCACACATGGGGTCTGCATTTGAAGGGTCCAGTATACATATCCTTGTTCCGGCCATTGTCTATTGCGATTGCAGTCACCATGGGTGCTATATTCCTCGGCGATTCACTTCACCTTGGGAG TGTCATTGGATCAATAATTTTGTGCTTTGGATTCTACACTGTGATTTGGGGCAAAGCAAGAGAGGATACAATAAAAACTGTAGCTGGTTCTGATCAGTCACCTTTGCTGCTTACTCACATCATAGAAGATGAAGCGTTTCCATTAAGATAG
- the LOC104719667 gene encoding WAT1-related protein At5g40230-like isoform X1, whose translation MTGEAREQTEAWRYFYRDVMPFTAMVAVECVAVGSNTLFKAATLNGLSFYVFIFYTYVGATLVLLPLSLIFGRSKRLPSPKTPVFFKIFLLALVGFMSMIAGCKGIEYSSPTLASAISNLTPAFTFTLAVIFRMEQVVLRSSATQAKIIGTIVSISGALVVVLYKGPKVLTAASLTPPSPTISLYQHLTSFDSSWIIGGLLLATQYLLVSVWYILQTRVMELYPEEITVVFLYTLCATLISAPVCLFVEKDLTSFMLKPGLSLAAVMYSGGVTSSLGTVIHTWGLHLKGPVYISLFKPLSIVIAVAMGVVFLGDALYLGSVIGSMILSLGFYTVIWGKAREDAIITVNRSEQLPLLLTHQASS comes from the exons ATGACAGGAGAAGCAAGAGAACAGACAGAGGCATGGAGATACTTTTACAGAGATGTCATGCCGTTCACCGCAATGGTCGCGGTGGAGTGTGTCGCGGTTGGATCTAACACACTGTTCAAGGCTGCGACATTGAACGGATTGAGCTTCTATGTCTTTATCTTCTACACTTATGTTGGTGCTacacttgttcttcttccactttCCCTCATCTTTGGAAG GTCAAAAAGATTACCTTCACCCAAGACCCCTGTcttcttcaaaattttcttacTTGCGCTTGTCGG GTTTATGTCGATGATAGCTGGTTGTAAAGGTATAGAATATAGTTCTCCAACTCTTGCTTCTGCTATCAGCAACCTCACACCAGCTTTCACATTCACGCTTGCTGTTATCTTCAG GATGGAACAAGTAGTCTTAAGGAGCTCTGCGACTCAGGCTAAAATCATTGGCACGATAGTATCAATATCTGGtgctttggttgttgttcttTATAAAGGCCCTAAAGTTCTAACTGCAGCATCTCTTACACCTCCATCACCTACCATTTCGCTTTACCAGCATTTGACTTCGTTCGATTCGAGTTGGATAATTGGAGGGCTCTTGCTCGCTACACAGTATTTACTTGTTTCAGTCTGGTATATTCTTCAG ACACGGGTCATGGAGTTATACCCTGAAGAAATAACTGTAGTATTCTTGTACACTTTATGCGCAACACTAATCTCGGCACCAGTATGTCTATTTGTGGAAAAAGACTTGACTTCTTTTATGCTTAAACCAGGTCTCTCCCTTGCTGCAGTCATGTACTCG GGAGGCGTAACTTCATCATTGGGTACAGTTATACACACATGGGGTCTGCATCTGAAAGGTCCAGTCTACATATCCTTGTTCAAGCCATTGTCTATTGTCATAGCCGTAGCTATGGGTGTTGTATTCCTTGGCGATGCACTATACCTTGGGAG TGTCATTGGATCAATGATTTTGAGCTTAGGATTCTACACTGTGATTTGGGGAAAGGCAAGAGAGGATGCAATCATAACGGTGAATCGTTCTGAGCAGTTGCCTTTGTTGCTTACACACCAAGCCTCATCATAA
- the LOC104719667 gene encoding WAT1-related protein At5g40230-like isoform X2, translating into MTGEAREQTEAWRYFYRDVMPFTAMVAVECVAVGSNTLFKAATLNGLSFYVFIFYTYVGATLVLLPLSLIFGRSKRLPSPKTPVFFKIFLLALVGFMSMIAGCKGIEYSSPTLASAISNLTPAFTFTLAVIFRMEQVVLRSSATQAKIIGTIVSISGALVVVLYKGPKVLTAASLTPPSPTISLYQHLTSFDSSWIIGGLLLATQYLLVSVWYILQTRVMELYPEEITVVFLYTLCATLISAPVCLFVEKDLTSFMLKPGRRNFIIGYSYTHMGSASERSSLHILVQAIVYCHSRSYGCCIPWRCTIPWECHWINDFELRILHCDLGKGKRGCNHNGESF; encoded by the exons ATGACAGGAGAAGCAAGAGAACAGACAGAGGCATGGAGATACTTTTACAGAGATGTCATGCCGTTCACCGCAATGGTCGCGGTGGAGTGTGTCGCGGTTGGATCTAACACACTGTTCAAGGCTGCGACATTGAACGGATTGAGCTTCTATGTCTTTATCTTCTACACTTATGTTGGTGCTacacttgttcttcttccactttCCCTCATCTTTGGAAG GTCAAAAAGATTACCTTCACCCAAGACCCCTGTcttcttcaaaattttcttacTTGCGCTTGTCGG GTTTATGTCGATGATAGCTGGTTGTAAAGGTATAGAATATAGTTCTCCAACTCTTGCTTCTGCTATCAGCAACCTCACACCAGCTTTCACATTCACGCTTGCTGTTATCTTCAG GATGGAACAAGTAGTCTTAAGGAGCTCTGCGACTCAGGCTAAAATCATTGGCACGATAGTATCAATATCTGGtgctttggttgttgttcttTATAAAGGCCCTAAAGTTCTAACTGCAGCATCTCTTACACCTCCATCACCTACCATTTCGCTTTACCAGCATTTGACTTCGTTCGATTCGAGTTGGATAATTGGAGGGCTCTTGCTCGCTACACAGTATTTACTTGTTTCAGTCTGGTATATTCTTCAG ACACGGGTCATGGAGTTATACCCTGAAGAAATAACTGTAGTATTCTTGTACACTTTATGCGCAACACTAATCTCGGCACCAGTATGTCTATTTGTGGAAAAAGACTTGACTTCTTTTATGCTTAAACCAG GGAGGCGTAACTTCATCATTGGGTACAGTTATACACACATGGGGTCTGCATCTGAAAGGTCCAGTCTACATATCCTTGTTCAAGCCATTGTCTATTGTCATAGCCGTAGCTATGGGTGTTGTATTCCTTGGCGATGCACTATACCTTGGGAG TGTCATTGGATCAATGATTTTGAGCTTAGGATTCTACACTGTGATTTGGGGAAAGGCAAGAGAGGATGCAATCATAACGGTGAATCGTTCTGA